In Paenibacillus sp. FSL M7-0420, a single genomic region encodes these proteins:
- a CDS encoding phosphoglycerate kinase — protein sequence MNKKSVRDVEVKGKRVFVRVDFNVPVEDGKITDDTRIRETLPTIKYLIENGAKVILASHMGRPKGEFVDSMRLTSAAVRLSELLGKPVAKADEAIGEAVKAKIAELNDGDVLVLENVRFYKGEEKNDPELAKQFAELADLFVNDAFGAAHRAHASTEGIAHFLPAVSGLLMEKELSVLGKALSNPERPFTAIIGGSKVKDKIDVIDNLLNLADNVLIGGGLSYTFTKAQGYEIGKSLVDNDKIDAALGFIEKAKKLGKNFVLPVDVVVADKFGADANTKIVDATEIPADWEGLDIGPKTREIYADIIKNSKLVVWNGPMGVFEIDIFAEGTKAVAQACATTEGYTVIGGGDSAAAAEKFHLADQMDHISTGGGASLEFMEGKALPGVEALNDK from the coding sequence ATGAACAAAAAAAGTGTCCGTGATGTAGAAGTAAAAGGCAAACGCGTATTCGTGCGTGTAGATTTCAATGTGCCAGTGGAAGACGGCAAGATCACTGATGATACCCGTATCCGCGAAACCCTTCCAACAATTAAATACCTGATTGAGAACGGTGCAAAGGTCATTCTGGCCAGCCATATGGGCCGTCCTAAAGGCGAATTCGTCGATTCCATGCGGTTGACTTCCGCTGCAGTCCGTCTGTCTGAATTGCTCGGCAAACCGGTAGCCAAGGCTGATGAGGCCATTGGTGAAGCGGTGAAAGCGAAAATCGCTGAACTGAACGATGGCGATGTGCTTGTGCTTGAGAATGTCCGTTTCTACAAAGGTGAAGAGAAGAATGATCCTGAACTGGCTAAGCAGTTCGCTGAACTGGCTGACCTGTTCGTCAATGACGCATTCGGCGCAGCTCACCGTGCCCATGCTTCGACAGAAGGAATCGCTCACTTCCTGCCGGCAGTATCCGGTCTTCTGATGGAGAAGGAATTGTCCGTTCTCGGCAAGGCGCTCTCTAACCCGGAACGTCCTTTCACGGCCATCATCGGCGGTTCCAAGGTTAAAGACAAGATTGATGTTATCGACAACCTGCTGAATCTGGCTGACAATGTACTGATTGGCGGCGGCCTCTCTTACACGTTCACCAAGGCTCAAGGCTACGAAATCGGTAAATCCCTGGTAGACAACGACAAGATTGATGCAGCGCTTGGATTCATCGAGAAGGCCAAGAAGCTGGGCAAGAACTTCGTGCTTCCGGTTGACGTTGTAGTCGCTGACAAGTTCGGTGCAGATGCCAACACCAAGATTGTAGATGCAACAGAGATTCCTGCAGACTGGGAAGGTCTGGACATCGGTCCTAAGACTCGTGAAATCTATGCCGATATTATCAAAAACTCCAAGCTGGTTGTATGGAATGGACCGATGGGCGTATTTGAAATCGACATCTTCGCTGAAGGTACAAAGGCTGTGGCTCAGGCTTGCGCTACTACCGAAGGCTACACTGTTATTGGCGGCGGCGATTCCGCTGCGGCTGCTGAGAAATTCCACCTCGCAGACCAGATGGACCACATCTCCACTGGCGGCGGCGCATCGCTCGAGTTCATGGAAGGTAAAGCTCTTCCAGGTGTAGAAGCACTGAACGACAAGTAA